DNA from Ciona intestinalis unplaced genomic scaffold, KH HT000734.1, whole genome shotgun sequence:
TTTCGCGATCGAATCCAACTCGTCAAAGAAGAGGACACAAGGAGCAGCTTGTCTCgcctggtttaaaaaatatttaattttcgatGCTTTACTCAAGAATTAGTACAACATATATTCAGCTAAAGTTAGTATCAACTAAGTAAAAATCTTATCTTTTTAAAGCCTTTTAAAATCGTttagtttggtttaaaaaatgaaaaacctCCATGTTGCGTGGagtaaactattttttgttagttttaccAACTATTTTGCAAGTGTCTCTTTCGCATTTTAAAAGCACCATTAAAttatatggttttattttgaaatttcgGTATAAAGATTAAAGTAGAAAACACATTGTTTTtctattaactttttaccaaaacCTCTTATCTTACTTTATCAAAAACTTCACGGACATTAGCCTCTGATTCACCAAACCACATGGTCAACATCTCGGGACCCTTGATGGAGATGAAATTGGCTTGGCACTCGTTGGCAATAGCTTTGGCAAGGAGGGTTTTACCACAACCTGGTGGCCCATAGAACAACACACCCTTGGATGGTGTCATACCAAACTTAAGGAACTTCTCTGGATGCTCAACAGGGTACTGGGAGAAGAAATGTTAGGATAAAAAACAAGGTTGGAAAAAttcagaaaattaaaaatattataaagctACAAATTTGTTAAGCAAGTTTAAGTTATTgtgaagatttttttttcatttacaattttttaaattttggatAGAGGCATAGggctattaaaaaaatggggTAAAGAACCAATCCTGGCCTACATTCCATATCCCATCCCATGCTGCACCATAAGACTTTATCcttatagaaatattatttaaaatacaaaccaatCAACTAAACTATTCCATTTATACAATatgattttcattttaaaaagtttcggttaaaaaagtgaaattatCTTTAGTAATGTAGGTTCTGACTttaactttttagtttttacattaaatttaccTNNNNNNNNNNNNNNNNNNNNNNNNNNNNNNNNNNNNNNNNNNNNNNNNNNNNNNNNNNNNNNNNNNNNNNNNNNNNNNNNNNNNNNNNNNNNNNNNNNNNNNNNNNNNNNNNNNNNNNNNNNNNNNNNNNNNNNNNNNNNNNNNNNNNNNNNNNNNNNNNNNNNNNNNNNNNNNNNNNNNNNNNNNNNNNNNNNNNNNNNNNNNNNNNNNNNNNNNNNNNNNNNNNNNNNNNNNNNNNNNNNNNNNNNNNNNNNNNNNNNNNNNNNNNNNNNNNNNNNNNNNNNNNNNNNNNNNNNNNNNNNNNNNNNNNNNNNNNNNNNNNNNNNNNNNNNNNNNNNNNNNNNNNNNNNNNNNNNNNNNNNNNNNNNNNNNNNNNNNNNNNNNNNNNNNNNNNNNNNNNNNNNNNNNNNNNNNNNNNNNNNNNNNNNNNNNNNNNNNNNNNNNNNNNNNNNNNNNNNNNNNNNNNNNNNNNNNNNNNNNNNNNNNNNNNNNNNNNNNNNNNNNNNNNNNNNNNNNNNNNNNNNNNNNNNNNNNNNNNNNNNNNNNNNNNNNNNNNNNNNNNNNNNNNNNNNNNNNNNNNNNNNNNNNNNNNNNNNNNNNNNNNNNNNNNNNNNNNNNNNNNNNNNNNNNNNNNNNNNNNNNNNNNNNNNNNNNNNNNNNNNNNNNNNNNNNNNNNNNNNNNNNNNNNNNNNNNNNNNNNNNNNNNNNNNNNNNNNNNNNNNNNNNNNNNNNNNNNNNNNNNNNNNNNNNNNNNNNNNNNNNNNNNNNNNNNNNNNNNNNNNNNNNNNNNNNNNNNNNNNNNNNNNNNNNNNNNNNNNNNNNNNNNNNNNNNNNNNNNNNNNNNNNNNNNNNNNNNNNNNNNNNNNNNNNNNNNNNNNNNNNNNNNNNNNNNNNNNNNNNNNNNNNNNNNNNNNNNNNNNNNNNNNNNNNNNNNNNNNNNNNNNNNNNNNNNNNNNNNNNNNNNNNNNNNNNNNNNNNNNNNNNNNNNNNNNNNNNNNNNNNNNNNNNNNNNNNNNNNNNNNNNNNNNNNNNNNNNNNNNNNNNNNNNNNNNNNNNNNNNNNNNNNNNNNNNNNNNNNNNNNNNNNNNNNNNNNNNNNNNNNNNNNNNNNNNNNNNNNNNNNNNNNNNNNNNNNNNNNNNNNNNNNNNNNNNNNNNNNNNNNNNNNNNNNNNNNNNNNNNNNNNNNNNNNNNNNNNNNNNNNNNNNNNNNNNNNNNNNNNNNNNNNNNNNNNNNNNNNNNNNNNNNNNNNNNNNNNNNAACCAGAcctcaaaataaatttaatgcatttatatTACACCATTATTGACTCATACATACTTTGTCTCGTTTGGGAGCAATAGCATCCAGTTCATCAATGAAGATAATAGCAGGAGCGTTCTTCTCCGCCTCTTCAAATGCTCTTCGGAGGTTGGACTCCGACTCACCAGCCAACTTACTCATGATCTCCGGACCTTAGAAgagaatttcattttaaaactgttggaTGTTTAATTTGTGTACGTTTACTTTGTGTActaatttgtgtttatttaattgtgtACTAATCtgtatgtttaattgtttttttttatttgtgaatGTTTAGTTGTGTACCAATTTGcatatatttaatagtttattagtcatgttaaaatatttaatgtatgcTACTATCCCTCATAGACACTCCAAGTAAAATGTTACAGgattttagctgtttattttatactgaTTTCCATAACAAGTAATAATACAGATGTACATATTTTGGTACTTAAGATATACAACCATTcttgaatgaaaaattaatcaaGAGTTTAAAATAGAAGAATGTAAGTGTATtgcatttcatcatttagttaaattgCTTGAACTGTACTCTGTACACATCGAGATTAATcgtgcatttttttataaaatacatttatatatttttagttattttttgtttaaaatatttatatatatattaatatatatatatttagttatttatgtaaaatatttttgtttagttttttttgtaccGCTCACCATTGATAAGAAAGAAGAAAGCACCAGTTTCATTTGCAACAGCACGAGCGATCAGAGTTTTTCCTGTGCCTGGTGGACCATACAACAGAATACCCCTTGGTGGTTTGATACCAATAGCCTGGTTAAAAGTGGTTAAAGTTTAGTATAATACAGTTCATCTTAAGTAGGTTAATCCATGCCAGGTAAGCTATGAGGGATTTACTACAAGTGATGTGTTATATTACTATGTGTCTTATATAAGGTTACCTTTTGcttttaacaaacttattaGAAAggttatatattacttttaaccatttttttggaaaacttttaacataatataaggTCAGGGGTGTATACAAGGAGGGGTCACAGGGGTCTGGTTTTAACAGTAGCCTGTATAGAccaaattatgaaaaaaaatgaaacaacttattttacctaaaaaaaataaaataaaaattactttaaacagTTGTGGATGACGAAGAGGAAGTTCCACCATCTCCTTGATCTGTGCAAGTTGTTTCCTGCATCCACCAATGTCATCATAACCAACCTCATTTAAAGATTCCTCTTCatcctgaaaataaaacacttcaTGAATGGACTGAAGCACAGGTGCTTGTGTTTTTGAAAACCAGGAGGCTCTTTAGGCCATATCATATGCCCATATTCTTTAGTTACGGTGCGTTTTACAGCCTTTTTTAGGATTACAAAGCAATCGACCAGTACACTAATGTAATTAGTTCATTAATAGTGCTATCCAATTGGTGGTTAACaacttaaactttatttcCCAAAACTGGTCAAAATTTCAAGCATTTTACCAGTCAACTGATAATATTCTATGTGATTGATAAAAATACCCAAACCCAACCCTAAAAcgattgatttaaatttacattttgtgCTTATCTACAGTCTAtgtaggtttttttttaacagaaatgaTAAACACCTCTCTCTTGATAGCTTCTCCCTCATAGTGAATAGTAGTGTCGGTTGATACCACACAGAAAGGACTTGGATCTGTTTCCACTACTTTGAACTCCACAGCTCTCATACCACCTCTTATAAGAAGAACATCTCCTTTGCTggaaagttaaaacacaaatttataaaaaaaatgaacaatttttaataaatgaatgtaactttttaaccTTGCATGGCGAGGCAAGAAAAAccttataacacaagtgttcttttacacctcgtgcccaccagttactagggatgtgctgaagttgtaaaagctcgggttcgccgagcgccgagcttcaacgaaaagctcggcacgagcccgagcccgagcacctatgacgtcatcaagaagaaaggcgtacgagaacgCGTTCATATTCAGtcgaaaagcgtcgctaatttaaatattacagagcacgtggtttgcggttaaaaagACGTCCCGTTTCgtaatttccaataaaaaatacttaattaaaaagtatttataacttt
Protein-coding regions in this window:
- the LOC113475516 gene encoding transitional endoplasmic reticulum ATPase-like encodes the protein MTPSKGVLFYGPPGCGKTLLAKAIANECQANFISIKGPEMLTMWFGESEANVREVFDKARQAAPCVLFFDELDSI
- the LOC100177530 gene encoding transitional endoplasmic reticulum ATPase; its protein translation is MRAVEFKVVETDPSPFCVVSTDTTIHYEGEAIKREDEEESLNEVGYDDIGGCRKQLAQIKEMVELPLRHPQLFKAIGIKPPRGILLYGPPGTGKTLIARAVANETGAFFFLINGPEIMSKLAGESESNLRRAFEEAEKNAPAIIFIDELDAIAPKRDKVCMSQ